The Deinococcus sp. Marseille-Q6407 genome has a window encoding:
- a CDS encoding DUF4388 domain-containing protein, with protein sequence MIAGNFSVFPFLSVLQMLMSSGRTGLLEVQGRAGLGELWLEEGTIMHARVGQLEGESAMQLLTTTESGEFQFGAAQPAPERSLSLSGDLALRQLFQETEAWKPLLAQYGDWSQLMGFTAQWNDRISVNRRQFQVLRGVERGLSIGEMLEQAALPPRLLLSTLFQFQQAGLIEARA encoded by the coding sequence ATGATTGCAGGCAATTTCTCGGTGTTTCCCTTCCTATCGGTCCTGCAGATGCTGATGTCTTCGGGACGCACCGGCCTGCTGGAAGTGCAGGGCCGCGCCGGCCTGGGCGAGTTGTGGCTGGAAGAAGGCACCATCATGCATGCGCGGGTGGGACAGCTGGAAGGCGAAAGCGCCATGCAGCTGCTGACCACCACCGAGAGCGGCGAATTCCAGTTCGGGGCCGCGCAGCCGGCACCCGAGCGGAGCCTCTCGCTCTCGGGTGATCTGGCCCTGCGGCAGCTGTTTCAGGAAACCGAGGCCTGGAAACCGCTGCTGGCGCAGTACGGCGACTGGTCACAGCTGATGGGCTTTACCGCACAGTGGAACGACCGGATTTCGGTGAACCGCCGGCAGTTTCAGGTGCTGCGCGGCGTCGAGCGCGGCCTGAGCATCGGAGAGATGCTGGAGCAGGCCGCGCTGCCCCCCCGGCTGCTGCTGAGCACCTTATTTCAGTTCCAGCAGGCTGGCCTGATCGAAGCCCGGGCCTGA
- a CDS encoding MBL fold metallo-hydrolase produces the protein MSWTTQQRVGDTTVTSLTDGHFRLDGGAMFGTVPKVLWNDLNPADELNRISLRINPLLIQLDGRNILVETGFWDQGGDKFENMYALDRDETVFRGLNDVGLSPDDIHIVINTHLHFDHAGRNVTPAGDPTFPNARYVVQKQELHDARHAHERSRASYIAGYIEPIADAGLFDLVEGEGEIVPGVSVLPLPGHNLGQQGVVLRSGGDTLVYTADLIATTAHVPYAYVMGYDLYPVTCLEMRKKYLPQWYEEGAIICPPHDPAVAFARLQEAKRGFKLEALE, from the coding sequence ATGTCATGGACAACTCAGCAGCGGGTGGGCGACACGACCGTCACCTCCCTGACCGACGGCCACTTTCGTCTGGACGGAGGCGCCATGTTCGGCACCGTTCCCAAAGTGCTGTGGAACGACCTGAACCCCGCCGACGAACTCAACCGCATCAGCCTGCGTATCAACCCGCTGCTGATTCAGCTGGACGGCCGCAATATTCTGGTGGAAACCGGCTTCTGGGATCAGGGCGGCGACAAGTTCGAGAACATGTACGCCCTGGACCGCGACGAAACCGTGTTCCGGGGGCTGAACGACGTGGGCCTCAGCCCGGACGACATCCACATCGTCATCAACACCCACCTGCATTTCGATCATGCCGGGCGCAACGTGACCCCGGCCGGCGACCCCACTTTCCCCAACGCCCGCTACGTGGTGCAAAAGCAGGAGCTGCACGACGCCCGGCACGCCCACGAGCGCAGCCGCGCCAGCTATATCGCCGGCTACATCGAACCGATTGCCGACGCGGGTCTCTTCGACCTGGTCGAGGGCGAGGGCGAAATCGTGCCGGGCGTGAGCGTGCTGCCGCTGCCGGGACACAATCTGGGCCAGCAGGGCGTGGTGCTGCGGTCCGGCGGCGACACCCTGGTCTACACCGCCGACCTGATCGCCACCACTGCGCATGTGCCCTACGCTTACGTGATGGGCTACGATCTGTATCCGGTCACCTGCCTGGAAATGCGCAAGAAGTACCTGCCGCAGTGGTACGAGGAAGGCGCCATCATCTGCCCGCCGCACGACCCGGCAGTGGCTTTTGCCCGGCTACAGGAAGCCAAGCGCGGCTTCAAGTTGGAAGCACTGGAATGA
- a CDS encoding dicarboxylate/amino acid:cation symporter yields MTAWKNLSLTTQILTALIAGLIVGLLFNFLAPSLPVLNTINQDVFGTVGNLFMSALKLLVVPLVFVSLVVGTTSLSDPAKLGRLGIGTMLFYLATTAFAIVLALIGAKIVNPGLGVDMPLPSGYEAPKAPPVSDVLVGIIPSNPVAALAEGNMLQIIFFAILLGLAIMLSGKPGERIKAAFEDWNHVVMQLVNIVMVFAPIGVFALMASVVARLGFESLAPLLKYFMTVLVVLLVHLFVSYPLLLKIFSGLNPFTFIRKMRPAMLFAFSTSSSNATIPVNLRTTREALGVPNQISSFTIPLGATINMDGTAIMQGVAVIFIAQVYDINLTLAQLGTVVVMAVLASVGTAGVPGVGLVMLATVLTQVGVPVEGIAMIIGIDRLLDMTRTAVNITGDAAVTVLMAQREGVLDTAMYNDPAAQVDLDADELGHEHEPPRTEAQM; encoded by the coding sequence ATGACTGCCTGGAAAAATCTCTCTCTGACCACCCAGATCCTGACGGCCCTGATCGCCGGCCTGATCGTGGGCCTGCTGTTCAACTTTCTGGCGCCCAGCCTGCCAGTGCTGAACACCATCAATCAGGACGTGTTCGGCACGGTCGGCAACCTGTTCATGTCGGCGCTCAAGCTGCTGGTGGTGCCGCTGGTGTTCGTCTCGCTGGTGGTGGGCACCACCTCGCTCTCCGACCCGGCCAAGCTGGGCCGGCTGGGCATCGGCACCATGCTGTTCTATCTGGCGACCACCGCATTTGCCATCGTGCTGGCGCTGATCGGGGCCAAGATCGTCAACCCCGGCCTGGGCGTGGACATGCCGCTGCCCAGCGGCTACGAGGCCCCCAAGGCTCCGCCGGTCAGCGACGTGCTGGTGGGCATTATCCCCAGCAACCCGGTGGCCGCACTGGCCGAAGGCAACATGCTGCAGATCATCTTTTTCGCCATCTTGCTGGGCCTGGCGATCATGCTCTCGGGCAAGCCGGGCGAGCGCATCAAGGCCGCCTTCGAGGACTGGAACCACGTGGTGATGCAGTTGGTGAACATCGTGATGGTGTTTGCACCCATCGGGGTCTTTGCCCTGATGGCCAGCGTGGTGGCCCGGCTGGGCTTCGAAAGCCTGGCGCCCCTGCTCAAGTACTTCATGACCGTGCTGGTCGTGCTGCTGGTGCACCTGTTCGTCAGCTACCCGCTGCTGCTGAAAATCTTCAGCGGCCTGAACCCTTTTACCTTTATCCGCAAGATGCGCCCGGCGATGCTGTTCGCCTTTTCCACCTCCAGCTCCAACGCCACCATTCCGGTGAACCTGCGCACCACCCGCGAGGCGCTGGGCGTGCCCAACCAGATTTCCAGCTTTACCATCCCGCTGGGCGCCACCATCAACATGGACGGCACCGCCATCATGCAGGGCGTGGCCGTGATCTTTATCGCGCAGGTGTACGACATCAACCTGACCCTGGCTCAGCTGGGCACGGTGGTGGTGATGGCCGTGCTGGCTTCGGTGGGCACCGCCGGCGTGCCGGGCGTGGGCCTGGTGATGCTGGCCACCGTGCTGACCCAGGTGGGCGTGCCGGTAGAAGGCATCGCCATGATCATCGGCATTGACCGCCTGCTGGACATGACCCGCACCGCTGTGAACATCACCGGCGACGCCGCCGTGACTGTCCTGATGGCCCAGCGTGAAGGCGTGCTGGACACCGCCATGTACAACGACCCGGCCGCTCAGGTGGACCTGGACGCCGACGAGCTGGGCCATGAACACGAGCCGCCGCGCACCGAAGCCCAGATGTAA